In the Bacteroidota bacterium genome, one interval contains:
- a CDS encoding CoB--CoM heterodisulfide reductase iron-sulfur subunit A family protein, protein MKNKIGVYICHCGGNISDYVNVKEVKEAVEKEVGVAIARTTMFACSDSTQNEIIEDIKENNLDAMVIASCSPKLHLFTFRNVAKRAGLNQYNYVQVNVREQCSWAHSDKPKEATKKAILLVRDGIARVRHSESLEQIKISAINVVTIIGAGVSGMRAAIELADMGTNVYLIEKDYFVGGKIPQMEELFETNETGKDIIEKLYNEIRKRRKIKLFTGAELQSISGSVGNFEIKVKVNPRYINRQYDKIKLKKAIQNCPDEVLDEFNYGITKRNGIYKKYENAYPDIPVLDKDACNPENGFFETFKDFIDINQKPENLNINTGAILLCSGFDSYNPKEGEYAYKKNENVVTLQAFKRIIELSDDKKLTYKGNKIKNVVFIYCVGSRQVEGENKYCSRYCCTAAIHTSLIIKKKFKKIRSFHLYRDIRTYGKYEILYEDARRQGDIFLKFDANEPPIVEDINGITQVKVKDLLMNRRELEIDADLIVLVTGMVPRQDNKIISDILKTPIGRDKFFNEIHPKLRPVETAIDGILIAGTCQGPKNITESIKSSLSASIKVNSLLSGEELELEPTIAKIDPDACEWCGKCVEVCTYNTITKIEYKGKSIAKINISTCKGCGMCATVCQKDAIDIIGYTNEEIEAMIDIS, encoded by the coding sequence ATGAAAAATAAAATAGGAGTATATATATGCCATTGTGGTGGGAACATTTCTGACTACGTTAATGTAAAAGAAGTAAAAGAAGCCGTAGAAAAAGAAGTAGGTGTTGCTATCGCAAGAACTACAATGTTTGCATGTTCAGATTCTACACAAAATGAAATAATTGAAGATATTAAAGAGAACAATCTTGATGCTATGGTTATTGCATCATGTTCTCCCAAATTGCATTTATTTACTTTTAGGAATGTAGCTAAAAGGGCAGGATTAAATCAATATAATTATGTTCAGGTAAATGTACGAGAACAATGCTCTTGGGCACACTCGGACAAACCAAAAGAAGCAACAAAAAAAGCTATTCTTTTAGTTAGAGATGGGATAGCAAGAGTACGGCATTCCGAATCATTAGAACAAATTAAAATTTCAGCTATAAATGTGGTTACTATTATTGGTGCGGGTGTTTCAGGTATGAGAGCAGCTATTGAACTTGCCGATATGGGAACAAATGTTTACCTAATTGAAAAAGATTATTTTGTTGGTGGTAAAATTCCTCAGATGGAAGAATTATTTGAAACTAATGAAACAGGAAAAGATATTATTGAAAAACTGTATAATGAAATAAGAAAGAGAAGAAAAATTAAACTTTTTACAGGAGCAGAATTGCAATCAATATCGGGGAGTGTAGGTAATTTTGAAATAAAGGTAAAAGTAAATCCAAGATATATTAATCGCCAGTATGATAAGATAAAATTGAAAAAAGCAATTCAAAATTGCCCTGATGAAGTATTGGATGAATTTAATTATGGTATAACAAAACGAAATGGGATTTACAAAAAATATGAAAATGCTTATCCGGACATTCCTGTTCTTGACAAGGATGCATGTAACCCTGAAAACGGATTTTTTGAAACTTTCAAAGATTTTATTGATATTAATCAAAAGCCTGAAAATCTTAATATTAACACAGGAGCAATTCTTCTTTGTTCAGGCTTTGATTCTTATAACCCCAAGGAAGGTGAATATGCATATAAAAAAAATGAGAATGTAGTAACTCTTCAGGCTTTTAAAAGAATTATAGAATTAAGCGATGATAAAAAACTAACATATAAAGGAAATAAAATTAAAAATGTAGTATTTATTTATTGTGTAGGAAGCCGACAAGTTGAAGGTGAAAATAAATATTGTTCACGTTATTGTTGTACTGCAGCTATTCATACATCTCTTATCATTAAAAAGAAATTTAAAAAAATAAGAAGCTTTCATCTTTATAGAGATATTAGAACATACGGTAAATATGAAATATTATATGAGGATGCAAGACGACAAGGAGATATATTTTTAAAATTTGATGCAAATGAGCCTCCTATTGTTGAAGATATAAATGGAATAACGCAGGTAAAAGTTAAGGATTTATTGATGAATAGAAGGGAGCTAGAGATAGATGCTGATTTGATTGTACTTGTAACAGGAATGGTTCCTCGACAAGATAATAAAATAATTTCAGATATTTTAAAAACTCCTATTGGACGTGATAAATTTTTTAATGAAATACATCCCAAATTAAGACCAGTAGAAACAGCAATTGATGGTATTTTAATTGCCGGTACTTGCCAAGGACCTAAAAATATTACCGAGTCAATTAAATCTTCGCTTTCTGCATCTATTAAAGTTAATTCTTTATTGAGTGGTGAGGAATTAGAGCTTGAACCGACAATTGCTAAAATAGATCCGGATGCTTGTGAGTGGTGTGGGAAATGTGTAGAAGTGTGTACCTATAATACTATTACGAAAATTGAATACAAAGGAAAATCAATTGCAAAAATTAATATATCAACTTGTAAAGGATGTGGTATGTGTGCAACAGTATGCCAAAAAGATGCTATTGATATTATCGGATATACTAATGAAGAAATTGAAGCAATGATTGATATATCCTAA
- a CDS encoding 4Fe-4S dicluster domain-containing protein: MTKINPDFAIDLKNYGALDLNACFNCGNCTAVCSLSTEDNSFPREIINASILGLEDDIQSSITPWLCYYCGDCSATCPQETNPGELMMSLRRWLTSKYDWTGLGHKLYTSKIWEFGTILFLSAIVLFLFVFYHGPMTTVLTADGGVKLNTFAPWKTIEIGDWIMGGLLAFFLLTNIFNMFLKIIVKRKDIKVPIKLYFTEFWKLILHFATQKEFSKCDDKSTEKKNYFSTYWVIHWILMSSYVLMFVIIVVFLGWFQTDNIYEWWHPQRILGYYSTIGLLIGVVYFFIARVKKNQEKSKHSHVTDWTFLVLLFLTTVTGILVHIFRIYGMPYPTYYMYVFHLMVLFPMLMIEVPFSKWSHLAYRPFAIYFNNVINTAKNSKK; this comes from the coding sequence ATGACAAAAATAAATCCTGATTTTGCAATAGACTTAAAAAATTATGGTGCATTAGATCTTAATGCTTGTTTTAATTGTGGTAATTGTACTGCTGTTTGTTCTCTTTCAACAGAAGATAATTCATTTCCAAGAGAAATAATAAATGCAAGTATATTAGGATTGGAAGATGATATTCAATCCTCAATAACACCATGGTTATGCTATTATTGTGGTGATTGTAGCGCAACATGTCCTCAGGAAACAAATCCAGGGGAATTAATGATGTCATTAAGAAGGTGGCTTACATCAAAATATGATTGGACAGGCTTAGGACATAAACTTTATACTTCTAAAATATGGGAATTTGGAACAATTTTGTTTTTATCAGCAATTGTTTTATTCTTATTTGTATTTTATCATGGACCGATGACAACAGTACTTACTGCCGATGGGGGTGTAAAACTAAATACATTTGCCCCTTGGAAAACTATAGAAATAGGAGATTGGATTATGGGTGGTCTTTTAGCGTTTTTCTTATTAACAAATATTTTTAATATGTTTTTGAAAATTATTGTAAAAAGAAAAGATATTAAAGTACCGATTAAATTATATTTTACAGAATTTTGGAAACTTATTTTGCATTTTGCTACTCAAAAAGAATTTTCAAAATGTGATGATAAATCGACAGAGAAAAAAAACTATTTTAGCACATATTGGGTTATTCATTGGATTTTAATGTCAAGCTATGTTTTAATGTTTGTAATAATTGTTGTATTTTTAGGTTGGTTTCAAACTGATAATATTTACGAATGGTGGCATCCTCAACGTATTTTAGGATATTATTCCACTATTGGTTTATTAATTGGTGTAGTTTACTTTTTTATTGCAAGAGTAAAAAAGAATCAGGAAAAAAGTAAGCATTCACATGTTACGGATTGGACATTTTTAGTATTATTGTTTTTAACAACAGTTACAGGTATATTGGTTCATATTTTCAGAATTTATGGAATGCCATATCCAACATATTATATGTATGTATTTCATTTAATGGTTCTTTTCCCAATGTTAATGATAGAGGTTCCTTTTTCTAAATGGTCTCATTTAGCATATAGACCTTTTGCAATATATTTTAATAATGTTATCAATACTGCAAAAAATAGTAAAAAATAA
- a CDS encoding acetate kinase, producing the protein MKILVLNCGSSSIKYQFFNMKNEEVLAKGVVEKIGLSGSFIKNERFDGDKVKLEGEILDHQKGIEYILGILTSKKRGCINDLSEIDAVGHRVVHGAESFKGSVRINDDVIEKMEECVNLAPLHNPPNLKGIYSVSELMPDIPQIGVFDTAFHQSMPKHAYMYAIPYSLYTKYKIRRYGFHGTSHRYVSARASEILKKPLKDIRIISCHLGNGASMTAIKDGKSVDTSMGLTPVEGLMMGTRCGDLDLGAYNFIINKEEINVSTANILINKHSGMLGISGISPDMRDIEDAVNEGNERAILAMDMYQYRIKKYIGSYAAAMGGVDTIIFTGGIGENDITTRGNICEGLEFLGAELDKSKHLKIRGKEAIISKDDSKVKIMVIPTNEELVIARDTNEIIQKGVDVL; encoded by the coding sequence ATGAAAATATTAGTTTTAAATTGTGGAAGTTCATCTATAAAATATCAGTTCTTTAATATGAAGAATGAAGAAGTTCTAGCAAAAGGAGTTGTTGAAAAAATAGGTTTAAGTGGTTCTTTCATAAAAAACGAAAGGTTTGATGGTGATAAAGTAAAACTCGAAGGAGAAATTCTTGATCATCAAAAAGGAATAGAATATATTCTTGGTATTCTTACAAGCAAAAAGCGTGGTTGCATAAATGACCTTAGTGAAATTGACGCTGTTGGGCATAGAGTAGTTCATGGTGCAGAAAGTTTTAAAGGTAGTGTTAGAATAAATGATGATGTTATTGAAAAAATGGAAGAATGCGTTAATCTTGCCCCACTTCATAATCCACCAAACCTTAAAGGTATTTATTCTGTATCAGAATTAATGCCTGACATTCCACAAATAGGTGTGTTTGATACAGCTTTTCATCAATCAATGCCCAAACATGCTTATATGTATGCAATTCCTTACAGTCTTTATACAAAATATAAAATAAGAAGATACGGATTTCATGGTACAAGTCATAGATATGTGTCAGCAAGAGCTTCTGAAATATTGAAAAAACCTTTAAAAGATATCAGAATTATTAGTTGCCACTTAGGTAATGGTGCTTCTATGACTGCTATTAAAGACGGAAAATCAGTTGATACAAGCATGGGACTTACTCCAGTTGAAGGACTTATGATGGGAACTCGCTGTGGCGACCTTGATTTAGGTGCTTATAATTTTATTATTAATAAAGAAGAAATAAATGTTAGCACAGCAAATATTCTTATTAATAAACATAGTGGCATGCTTGGTATTTCAGGTATTTCTCCTGATATGAGAGATATTGAAGATGCTGTAAATGAAGGAAATGAACGTGCAATTCTTGCTATGGATATGTATCAATACAGAATAAAAAAATATATTGGTTCTTATGCTGCAGCAATGGGAGGAGTTGATACTATTATATTTACAGGCGGTATTGGAGAAAATGACATTACAACTAGAGGAAATATTTGTGAAGGATTAGAATTTCTCGGTGCTGAACTTGATAAAAGTAAACATTTAAAAATAAGAGGAAAAGAAGCAATTATAAGCAAAGATGATTCAAAGGTAAAAATAATGGTAATACCTACAAATGAAGAATTAGTAATTGCTCGTGATACTAATGAAATTATTCAAAAAGGCGTTGATGTGTTATAA
- a CDS encoding 3-hydroxyacyl-CoA dehydrogenase family protein: MKEILEDYTLSKDTTKKKGLIKEIGVVGAGSTGQDIIIVVARAGFDVVMLDVSQERINEIMITIGLKLDKMINRWGMTNSDKKAILSRIVTTVDFSSLKNCDIVIESVNSKKSVSNLEIRKDVFKKIEENVPIKTIIVSNASTVLISDLSNILKYQERAIGVHFISPITTVPLVEVNKCVITNSYTVKTIDKFAKMLNKDIINVTASPGNISTRLIIPLINEACELLMEGVGTVSDIDKTLMKGYGMQSGPFTLADKIGLDKLVKWMNGLYNEFGDIKYKPSPLIKRLVRTKLYGKHVGEGFYLYSGGKRICKSGSIINLGRNK, encoded by the coding sequence ATGAAAGAAATTTTAGAAGATTATACACTTAGTAAAGATACTACTAAGAAAAAGGGATTAATTAAAGAAATTGGAGTTGTTGGTGCCGGCTCAACAGGACAAGATATTATAATAGTTGTTGCAAGGGCTGGTTTTGATGTTGTAATGTTAGATGTTTCGCAAGAGCGTATTAACGAAATTATGATAACGATCGGGTTGAAGTTAGATAAAATGATTAATCGCTGGGGCATGACAAATAGTGATAAAAAAGCTATTTTGTCTAGGATAGTTACAACTGTAGATTTTAGTTCACTTAAAAATTGCGATATTGTAATTGAATCTGTAAACTCAAAAAAATCAGTTAGTAACTTAGAAATCCGAAAAGATGTATTTAAAAAAATTGAAGAAAATGTTCCTATAAAGACTATCATTGTTTCTAATGCATCAACAGTACTTATCTCTGACCTTTCTAATATATTAAAATATCAGGAACGTGCTATTGGAGTTCATTTTATTTCACCAATAACAACTGTACCTCTCGTTGAAGTAAATAAATGTGTTATTACTAATAGCTATACCGTTAAAACAATAGATAAATTCGCCAAAATGTTAAATAAAGATATTATAAATGTTACTGCATCTCCCGGTAATATTAGTACAAGATTAATAATTCCTTTGATAAATGAGGCTTGTGAACTTTTAATGGAAGGTGTTGGAACTGTTAGTGATATTGATAAAACACTAATGAAAGGTTATGGTATGCAATCAGGACCTTTTACTCTGGCTGACAAAATCGGGCTTGATAAACTTGTAAAATGGATGAATGGTCTTTACAATGAATTTGGAGATATTAAATATAAACCTTCACCACTTATAAAACGATTAGTAAGAACCAAATTATATGGAAAGCATGTAGGAGAAGGATTTTACCTCTATTCAGGAGGTAAAAGAATTTGCAAAAGCGGTTCAATTATTAATTTAGGACGTAATAAATAA
- the pta gene encoding phosphate acetyltransferase, producing MTLLESIRSSAKKLNKRIVLPESFEERTLKAADEILKEKIAQIILIGKKENLLIEAKKYDLKNIDKAIFIDPDNHSKSDSYVNQLVEIRKKKGLTKEEASKLLKDPLYLSVMMIKAGDADGEVAGAMNATGNVLRPAFQIVKTLPGISVVSGAFLMMLKDKSFGEDGLLIFADCAVHPNPDAKQLAEIAVSSAKTAKNIAKIEARVAMLSFSTKGSAKHEMCDKVIEATRLAKEMMPELKIDGELQADAAIVEAIGKKKAPESEIAGKANVLVFPSLEVGNIAYKLVQRLAGAEAVGPVLQGMAAPINDLSRGCSVDDIVNLVAITANQANEK from the coding sequence ATGACATTATTAGAATCAATAAGAAGCAGTGCAAAAAAACTAAATAAAAGAATTGTACTACCTGAAAGTTTTGAAGAAAGAACACTAAAAGCAGCAGATGAAATTTTAAAAGAAAAAATTGCTCAAATAATTTTAATAGGAAAAAAAGAAAATTTACTTATAGAAGCAAAAAAATATGATTTAAAAAATATTGATAAAGCTATTTTTATTGACCCCGACAACCACAGTAAATCTGATTCCTATGTTAATCAATTAGTTGAAATAAGAAAAAAGAAAGGATTAACAAAAGAAGAAGCATCAAAGCTCTTAAAAGACCCTCTATATTTATCGGTAATGATGATAAAAGCAGGAGATGCCGATGGTGAAGTAGCAGGAGCAATGAATGCAACCGGGAATGTGTTAAGACCAGCATTTCAAATTGTAAAAACATTGCCGGGAATAAGTGTTGTTTCAGGTGCATTTTTGATGATGCTAAAAGATAAAAGTTTTGGTGAAGATGGCTTACTAATTTTTGCCGATTGTGCAGTTCATCCAAATCCTGATGCAAAACAACTTGCAGAAATTGCTGTAAGCAGTGCAAAAACAGCAAAAAATATTGCAAAAATAGAAGCCCGAGTAGCTATGCTTAGTTTCTCTACCAAAGGCAGTGCAAAACACGAAATGTGTGATAAAGTTATTGAAGCAACAAGACTTGCAAAAGAAATGATGCCTGAGTTAAAAATTGACGGTGAGCTTCAAGCAGATGCGGCAATAGTTGAAGCTATCGGAAAGAAAAAAGCCCCTGAAAGTGAAATTGCAGGCAAAGCAAATGTACTTGTATTTCCATCACTTGAAGTTGGAAATATTGCATATAAATTAGTACAAAGATTAGCCGGTGCAGAAGCTGTAGGTCCTGTGTTGCAAGGAATGGCTGCTCCAATAAACGACCTTTCAAGAGGATGCTCTGTTGATGATATTGTTAATCTTGTCGCAATTACTGCTAATCAGGCTAACGAAAAATAA
- a CDS encoding AIR synthase-related protein, with protein MKYDKRGVSASKKDVHAAIKNLDKGLFKNSFCKILPDHLSGNPENSLLMHADTAGTKTSLAYLYWKETADLNVWKGIVQDAIVMNIDDLACTGVVDNIIISSTIGRNKNLITADVIKTLIEGNQNFCNLMKKNGVNVFLSGGETADVGDIVRTVDVGITAFAQIKKNEIINIDIKAGNVIVGLESTGQSIYENSENSGIGSNGLTFARHEVLDKSYSKKYPESFDPNIPKEYVYSGNMKLTDKSDVENKNIGELLLSPTRTYLPVISKIIKKHKENISGIIHCTGGGQTKVLNFVENIHVIKDNLFKTPIVFRHIQEQNNCDWKELYQVFNMGHRLELYVDKSVADDIIKISEKFGIAARIIGYCEKFDDKKLTIKSEHGDFTY; from the coding sequence ATGAAATACGATAAAAGAGGTGTTTCCGCCAGCAAAAAAGATGTTCATGCAGCAATAAAAAACCTTGATAAAGGTTTGTTTAAAAATTCATTTTGTAAAATATTACCCGACCATTTATCAGGTAATCCGGAAAATTCATTGCTTATGCATGCTGATACAGCCGGCACCAAAACATCTTTAGCATATTTGTACTGGAAAGAAACAGCAGACTTGAATGTTTGGAAAGGAATTGTACAGGATGCTATTGTAATGAATATTGACGACCTTGCTTGTACTGGAGTTGTTGATAATATAATTATCTCATCAACAATCGGTAGAAATAAAAACCTGATTACAGCTGATGTAATAAAAACATTAATTGAAGGAAATCAGAATTTTTGTAACTTGATGAAAAAAAATGGAGTAAATGTTTTTCTTTCAGGTGGAGAAACTGCTGATGTAGGAGATATTGTAAGAACGGTTGATGTAGGAATTACTGCATTTGCTCAAATTAAAAAAAATGAAATAATTAATATTGACATTAAAGCTGGCAATGTGATTGTAGGGCTTGAATCTACAGGACAATCAATTTACGAAAATTCCGAAAATAGTGGAATAGGAAGCAACGGGCTAACATTTGCCCGCCATGAAGTTTTGGATAAATCATATTCAAAAAAATATCCTGAAAGTTTTGACCCGAACATTCCAAAAGAATATGTTTATTCGGGAAATATGAAACTTACTGACAAATCCGATGTAGAAAACAAAAATATTGGTGAACTATTGCTATCTCCCACTCGAACATATTTGCCTGTTATTTCAAAAATCATAAAAAAACACAAAGAAAATATTTCAGGAATAATTCATTGTACAGGAGGCGGGCAAACAAAAGTTTTAAATTTTGTAGAAAACATACATGTTATTAAAGACAATCTTTTTAAAACACCTATTGTTTTTAGACACATTCAAGAACAAAACAATTGTGATTGGAAAGAATTATATCAAGTTTTTAACATGGGACACCGATTAGAATTATATGTTGATAAAAGTGTTGCAGATGATATAATAAAAATATCAGAAAAATTTGGAATTGCTGCCCGAATAATAGGATATTGTGAAAAATTTGATGATAAAAAGCTGACAATTAAATCTGAACATGGAGATTTCACATATTAA
- a CDS encoding nucleotide pyrophosphohydrolase: MTIKEAQQLVDDWIKEKGVRYFNELTNTAVLMEEVGELARIMAREYGEQSFKKGEENLNIGEEIADVLFVLICIANQTGIDLTEALQKSIIKKTKRDKTRHLNNPKLRERST, from the coding sequence ATGACTATTAAAGAAGCTCAACAACTTGTTGATGATTGGATAAAAGAAAAAGGTGTAAGATATTTTAATGAACTTACAAATACTGCCGTTTTGATGGAGGAAGTTGGTGAATTAGCTCGAATAATGGCAAGAGAATATGGAGAGCAGTCATTTAAAAAAGGTGAAGAAAATTTAAATATCGGAGAAGAAATTGCTGATGTACTTTTTGTTCTGATTTGTATTGCTAATCAAACAGGAATTGACCTGACCGAAGCATTACAAAAAAGTATTATAAAAAAAACTAAAAGAGATAAAACAAGACATTTAAACAATCCCAAGTTAAGAGAAAGAAGTACTTAG
- a CDS encoding Na+/H+ antiporter NhaC family protein: MRRKKQFIILFSIAIFFLTPFILFSSNNYSYHVEIPSNVIGLKHINAKITIVDKSNSVISTFNENKTFIINGETRETTFDDGIAHINIKIDGNKDIIFYPKDSKENKQFFHVRKLPAFLSIVPPLLAILLAIIFKEVILALFLGVFSGILLIIGFDDPLNWIRSPMIFIEYYVIKVVSDPQKSAVIIFSMIIGGMVMLLMKNGSIHILISKLSKVIKTRKNAMLVTWLMGIVVFFDDYANTLIVGNSLRPLTDRFKISREKLAYIVDSTAAPIASIAFITTWIGAEVNYINDAVIKLNIAENPYMIFLKSLGYAFYPLLTIVFMFMLLKMNRDFGQMHKIETLAIKDFKKHLKIHETKSAKNEYINPNKIKTKWYDAVIPMVSLILVAFVSLLFNHNSLEIWKNENLSLWMKFVNVIGSSNPYKALLWASFFGIGIAIIITLLRRSLSLKKSINAVIEGFNSMLMAMIILIFAWSLGIITEKLGTDVYLSEIIGGNVSPFFLPALIFLISAAISFATGSSWGTMALLYPILLPTVYNSCEINGLAYNETMPIFYMVVSAILGGSVFGDHCSPISDTTILSSMSSGCDHIQHVRTQLPYSLTVGFISVFIGYILVSYLKISPIWGLLISVLVLFGIVRIFGKKVNVKT; this comes from the coding sequence ATGAGAAGAAAAAAACAATTTATTATTTTATTTTCAATAGCTATTTTTTTCTTAACACCTTTTATATTATTTTCCTCAAATAATTACAGTTATCATGTAGAAATACCATCAAACGTTATCGGATTAAAACATATTAATGCAAAAATTACAATAGTTGATAAAAGCAATTCAGTAATAAGCACTTTTAACGAAAATAAAACTTTTATAATCAATGGAGAAACAAGGGAAACGACCTTTGATGATGGTATTGCACATATAAATATTAAAATTGATGGAAATAAAGACATTATATTTTATCCGAAAGACTCAAAAGAAAACAAACAGTTTTTTCATGTTAGAAAACTTCCTGCATTTTTAAGCATTGTTCCTCCCCTGCTTGCTATTCTTTTAGCAATTATTTTTAAGGAAGTAATTTTAGCTTTATTCCTAGGTGTTTTCTCAGGTATTCTTTTAATAATTGGTTTTGACGATCCTTTAAACTGGATTCGTTCTCCAATGATTTTCATTGAATATTATGTTATCAAAGTAGTAAGTGATCCACAGAAATCAGCAGTTATTATTTTTTCAATGATAATTGGAGGTATGGTAATGTTGCTTATGAAAAACGGTAGCATACATATACTTATTTCAAAACTTTCAAAAGTAATAAAAACCCGAAAAAATGCTATGTTAGTAACATGGCTAATGGGAATTGTTGTTTTTTTTGATGATTATGCAAATACACTAATTGTAGGAAATAGCTTAAGACCACTGACCGACCGTTTTAAAATTTCAAGGGAAAAACTTGCTTACATTGTGGATAGCACTGCGGCACCAATTGCTTCAATAGCTTTTATTACAACATGGATAGGTGCAGAAGTAAATTATATTAATGATGCAGTAATAAAATTGAATATTGCTGAAAATCCGTATATGATTTTTTTAAAATCATTAGGTTATGCTTTTTATCCTTTACTAACTATCGTTTTTATGTTTATGTTACTAAAAATGAACAGAGACTTTGGACAGATGCATAAAATAGAAACACTTGCTATTAAGGATTTTAAAAAACACTTAAAAATTCATGAAACAAAATCTGCAAAGAATGAATACATAAATCCAAACAAGATAAAAACAAAATGGTATGATGCAGTAATACCAATGGTAAGTTTAATTTTAGTTGCTTTTGTTTCCCTACTGTTTAACCACAATAGTTTAGAAATTTGGAAAAATGAGAATCTTAGTCTATGGATGAAATTTGTGAATGTAATTGGAAGTAGCAACCCCTATAAAGCACTATTATGGGCTTCATTTTTTGGAATTGGAATAGCAATTATTATTACTCTTCTAAGACGAAGTTTAAGTTTAAAAAAATCAATAAATGCAGTAATTGAAGGTTTTAATTCAATGCTTATGGCAATGATAATTTTGATTTTTGCTTGGTCATTAGGAATAATTACCGAAAAGTTAGGCACTGATGTTTACCTTTCAGAAATTATTGGAGGAAATGTTTCACCCTTTTTCTTACCTGCACTTATATTTTTAATTTCAGCAGCTATTTCTTTTGCAACAGGTTCAAGCTGGGGAACAATGGCTCTTTTATATCCGATTTTATTACCCACTGTTTACAATAGTTGTGAAATTAATGGATTAGCTTACAATGAAACAATGCCGATTTTTTACATGGTGGTATCAGCAATACTCGGTGGTTCTGTTTTTGGCGACCATTGTTCACCTATTTCCGATACAACAATTTTAAGTTCAATGTCGTCAGGATGCGACCACATTCAGCATGTGCGAACCCAATTACCATATTCTTTAACAGTTGGTTTTATTAGTGTTTTTATAGGATACATACTTGTTTCATATTTGAAAATATCACCAATCTGGGGCTTACTTATTTCAGTATTAGTGCTTTTTGGAATAGTACGTATTTTTGGGAAAAAAGTGAATGTTAAAACATAA